The Syntrophotalea acetylenivorans genome contains the following window.
CGGGAGCTCAATCTCGGCGAATTCCAATCGTGGATTTTTATGGCCGGCGCCAGCGGCATGATGGTCGGAAATTACCTGACCATGCGCGGGCGTGATTTGCAGACGGATCTACAGATGATAAAGGATGCAGGTTTAAGCTATGGTTCCTGTAACTGATTCGGGCGGACGGGGGATTTTTGTCACTGGTACGGATACCGGGGTTGGCAAAAGCCTGGTTGCTGCGGCCTTGGCGCGATTCCTTGTCCGAAAAGGTATTAAAGTCGGGGTGATGAAGCCGGTGGAAAGTGGCGTCGATGATGTCGCAACCTTGGGGCAGGATGGCGAACTACTACGCTGGGCAGCTAATTGCGATGCGCCTATCGACCTGATCAGCCCCTGTCGTTTGCCTGAGCCTTTGGCGCCATCTCTGGCAGCCGAACTGGCCGGAACTGTGATCGATATCGACGGCCTGGTCTCCGATGCCAAAGATCTTTTGGAGCGTTTTGATTTCGTCATCATCGAAGGGGCCGGCGGTATTATGGTTCCCCTGCGGGACAACTTTATGGTGGGAGATCTGGCTCGACGCATCGGTTTGCCGCTGCTCACGGTTTGCCGCCCCGGCCTTGGTACTATCAACCATACTCTGTTGACCCTGCAGGCTGCCCGGGCGTGGGGATTGGATCCTGTCGGTCTGATGGTCAACGGCATGCCGGAATCTCCCGGTTTGGCCGAAGAGCATGCACCGGCCATGCTGGCAGAGCTGGGTGACATTGAGCTATGGCAGGTCCTGAGTCGGGTAGCGGGGGATGAACGGCAGAAGGTGGAACAGATTGCTGATCAGTTCGACAGCAGCCTGATGGAAGCCTTATTCCCCTAGAAACAAATTTATTGTTTGGTTAAAAGGAGTCGTGGACCGCGGGGTTGCGCCCCCGCGCGACGCCTTACTCTTTTACTGCGCGGCAAAAGAGTAAGCAGAAAAACGCGCCCCGGCTCCTTGCCCTGCGGGTCCCCTGCGCTTCGCAGACGTTTTGCGGGCGGGAAAAAACTAGCTGCGCTCAAACAGTTTCCCCGCCTTGTTCGCAAAACGTCCACTCCGCTCCGGCTGCGTCACAGGGGATTTTTTTCTCATTTTCCATCACTTATCAATGATCACTTGTCTCACTATCCCTGCGTGTCGCCGAAAACTGCATCAAAGTTCTTCAAAGGATCACCCATGAACTATCAGGACATAGTAAATTACGATCGCCAGCATGTCTGGCACCCCTGCACCCAAGAAAAGGATCACGAAGCACTGCCGCCTATTCCCATCGAACGGGGTGAAGGGGTCTACCTCATCGATAAGGCAGGCCGTCGCTATATCGACGGTGTTTCCTCCTGGTGGGTCAACCTGTTCGGACATACTCATCCCCGCCTGAATCGTGCCCTTACCGAGCAGGCAGGTCGTATCGCTCATCACATTTTTGCCGGTTTCACCCATGAGCCGGCTGTGGACCTGGCGCGTCGCCTGTGCGCATTGACCCCTGGCAACCTGAGTAAGGTGTTCTTTGCCGATAATGGTTCGGCGGCAGTGGAAGTAGCATTGAAGATGAGCTTCCAGTATTGGCAACAGCACGGCAAACCCAACAAAACCCGTTTTGTTTCTTTGACCGAAGCCTACCACGGTGAAACGGTCGGCGCCCTGTCCGTTGGGGGCTGCGATCTTTATCGCCAGGTCTACCAGCCCATGCTTCTGGATACATTTCAGGCCCAGGGACCCGATTGCTTTCGTTGTCCCTACGGTCTGCACAGGGATAGTTGTGACGCCCCCTGTTTCGAGCATCTGGAAAAGCTGGTTACCGAGAGCCAGGAAGAGATTGCCGCGGTCATTGTCGAGCCTCTGATTCAGGGGGCCGCCGGCATGCGCATCTATCCGCCGGTTTATCTACGCAAACTGCGTGTGCTGTGCGACACCTGTCAGGTTCATTATATCGCCGATGAAATCGCCGTAGGGTTCGGTCGCACGGGTAAGATGTTTGCCAATGAACATGCCGGTGTGGCTCCCGATCTGATGTGTCTGTCCAAGGGCATCACCGGAGGATACATGCCCCTCTCGGTGACCTTGGCTACCGAGGATATCTACCAGGCCTTTTATGATGACTATGAGACCCTCAAGGCTTTCCTTCATTCTCACTCTTATACCGGTAATGTGCTGGCATGCGCCCTGGCTGTCGAGGTGTTGAATATTTTCAAGGAGGAGCAGGTCCTGGCTAACCTGGCACCCAAAATGGCCTTGCTGGATCGCTACGCAGCCCGTTTCGAGGCCTTGCCTCATGTTGGTGAATTCCGCCGCTGCGGTATGGTTGCCGCGGTGGAGATGGTGGCGGACAGGCGGGGAAGGGTGCCCTATCCGTGGCAGGAACGGCGGGGTTATCAGGTCTATCAGCAGGCCCTTAAGCAAGGCGCTCTATTGCGGCCGCTGGGTAACGTGGTTTATTTTATGCCGCCTTTGACGATTGAAGAGCCGGTGCTGGAAGAGTTACTGGAAATCGCCCTGAAGGGAATCGTCGAGGTGACATCCGAAGAATAAACACTCCCCCCGTTGGCTGAAACTGGACAATGTGTCGCTCATAGGGTTTATTGATAGGGTAGCCTTAATGATTTCAAGGGGGAATGATGGTTAATCCGCAAGAAATGTTCAGGCCGGGTGATGCCCTGCTGGTAGTCGATGTGCAAAACGATTTTTGTCCCGGCGGCGCACTGCCTATCGAGCATGGAGATGAAGTTGTCGCTGCTCTTAATCCTTGGATTGATGCAGCACAGAAGCGATGCATACCGATCTTCCTGAGCCGTGACTGGCACCCGTCGGGTCATCCCAGCTTTGCCGCTAACGGCGGTTCCTGGCCGGTGCATTGCCTGCAAGATACCCGCGGCGCTGCCCTCCATTCTGAGTTGCTGATACCTGAAGGTGCCGAAATTGTCACCAAGGGCACCCGTTTCGATCAGGATCAGCTCTCCGTCTTCGATCAGACAGGATTATCCGACAAATTGCGCGCCGACGGAATTCGTCGCTTGTGGGTTGGAGGTTTGGCCCTCGATGTGTGCGTTCTTGCCTCGGTACTCGACGGATGTCGTGAAGGGTTCGATGTGCAGTTGCTGCTCGCCGGGTGTCGGCCGGTGACTGCTGAAGGAGGCCGTGAAGCTCTGGAAAAAATGCGTCAGGCTGGGGCGGAGATTGTAGAGTAGGGGGCTTCGATCATTTTGAGTCAGGCTGGTTCATCCATGACAAAGGGGCTGTCGCATTAGCGGCAGCCCCTTTGTTGATAGTACACTAGTTCTGTCGGACTATTCCGGTAATACCGCGCAACAGATAACTTCCACCCGGCGGTTTTTGGCACGTCCGGCTTCAGTGGTATTGTCAGCTATAGGAGAAGCTTCGCCGAGGCCTCGGGATACCAGTCGTTTTCCGTCGATGGGATAGTTGTCTACCAGGTATTGACGGACCGCTTCCGCCCGGTCTTCGGAGAGTTGCGCGTTGTAATCGGCGGCACCGCGCGAGTCGGTATGTCCTTCGATGACGATCTGAGGCACGTCCTTGTATTTCTGGATAAACTCGGCGGCGCGGTCGAGTTCCGGTTTGAACTCCGGCTTGATCGTCGCGTCATCGAAATCAAAAAGGATATCCAGGGTCATGGTCAAGGGACAACCTTTTTCATCGACCTGGACACCGGTCAGGGTTCCTGGACACTGGTCGAGATAATCAGGGACTCCATCTCCATCCGTATCGAGAGGACATCCATACTTGTCTATGGCCGCGCCGGCAGGGGTGTCAGGGCACTGATCGAGATAGTCGGGGACACCGTCTCCGTCACTGTCCGGAGGACAGCCGACATCATCGACGACAATGCCTGCTGGTGTATCCGGGCACTCGTCCAGGTAGTCGGCTACGCCGTCCCCGTCGCTATCCAGCGGACAACCGTATCGATCAACTTGAACGCCTTGAGGGGTGTCGGGACAACGATCAAGGTCATCCGTCACGCCGTCGCCATCGCTGTCCATGGGCGGTGGAGGAGGCTCCGGTTGCTTTTTGGCAAAGCGGTAATTAAAGATGATCCCGGCTAAAACCTGGTCGGCATCACCTTCGTCATCTACGACCGGGCTATCTTCGGCATCGTCCAGCAAGCGAGTGTACTTAGCCAGGGCCAGCATGCCCCAGTTTCGGTTGAAGTTGTATTGCCAGGCCAGGCCGACGCTCGCGTCTTTGAAGCCGCTGTCAGCGTCATAGACAGGCAGACCGCTCGCATCAGAATCGGCTGTGTCGATGCCGAAATAGCTGTCCATATAATCGGAATCGGCATAACTGGTCGCTGCAAACATGGTCAGACTTCCCAGGGTCTGAAAAGGAATCTTGTAGCCGAGGCCCAGTTCTACCAGCGAACCATTGTGGGCGTCAGCTGCGTCCGTGAGACCGGTTAATTGTAGAAGCCAGTGTTCGCCGCTGTACCCAGCGAAGAGTCCCAATTCAACCGCGGCATCGACTTCTTCCAACAGATCGACTTCGTCATCCTCGACATCGTCCCGTTCCGCGCGATAACGAACTACCGGGCCTAAATGCCAATTGCGGCTGGGTACCAGATTCGCACGCAGGGTATTGCCTAACTGTCGGGTCCCAGATGATTCCATCAGCAGAAAAAGCTTCCCGTTGTTCCTAGCTCGGGATATGCTTTTTGACATTCTCTGCTGTGAAATCTGAAGGAGTCCGACATGACGATTCGGTTACACGCGAACGCAACGACAACACCTAGGATACGACGCTATATCCAACAGTCCCAAAAGACGGATAAAGCCTTGGCCAAAGAGCTGGGTATCTCTATTGATACGGTTCGTCGTTGGCGAAAGCGCGACGACGTTCATGACCGTTCTCATACGGCTCACAGGCTGAATACGACTCTGAGCAAAGCCCAGGAAGCTGTTGTTGTCGAACTGCGGCGATCTTTGCTCCTATCCCTGGATGATCTGCTGGTGGTCACCCGGGAATTTATCAATGCCGACGTTTCCCGCGCAGGACTGGACCGCTGTCTACGCCGGCATGGTATTTCTCGATTGGCCGATCTGATCCCCCAAGAGGAAACGGCCAAAGACAAACCCAAGACTTTTAAAAACTACGACCCGGGTTTCGTTCATGTCGACATCAAGTACCTGCCGCAAATGCCGGATGAAACTTCACGGCGGTACCTGTTTGTGGCCATCGACCGCGCCAGCCGCTGGGTCTACTTGGAGCTGCGCAAAAGCAAGTCGTCCCAAGCCGCTACGGGTTTTCTAAACCGTCTGGTAAACAAAGCTCCGTTTGTGATCCGCAAACTGCTGACCGACAACGATAAGGCCTTCACGGATCGTTTTAGCACTGCCGGCGAGCGAAAGCCGACGGGAAAGCATATATTTGACCAAGCCTGTGTGCGACACGGTATCGAGCATCGGCTGATTCCACCCCGTCGCCCTCAGACCAATGGCATGGTGGAGCGTTTCAATGGCCGCATCAGCGAGGTGCTGGCAACGACCAGGTTCAATTCCGCTGAAGACCTGGAACAAACCATGCTGCGTTATGGGTATTTATACAATCAGCATATCCCCCAGCGGGCCTTGGAACATAAAACCCCGGTAGAGGCTCTAAAACAGTGGCAAAAAAGGAAGCCGGAACTTTTCCATAAACAGGTCAGGAATCATGCGGGACCTGACACCTAACAAAGAAAGAAAATACCCCCGGCCCCAGTTGACTCGTGCTTGCATCAAGGGAACCGCTTCATATTCATTGGAGCCTTCGTAATCCGGGGCGTATCCGGCTCCAAGACCGAATACGGATGACTCGATGCCAGCATTGTCTGTCATGCTCAAATCAATAGCTTGCGCCACACATGGTTGAGCCGCAAACAGCATGTTTAACATGAACAACAGCAGACAACAGCCCATACTTCCTGCCACATACCTCCAGCTGTTCATAACTTACCTCCCGCTTGATGTCCTGATAGGTACCATCTCGACCGGTTGATCCACAATGAGTCAAAGTTTAACAAGCGAATCAAAAATGTAAATGGTTTGAGAACTGTTTAATCAAGAGAAAGAAAGCTTAAAGACAAGAGTTACAGCGTCGAGTTGAAGAAAGCAAAAGGCCGATCAAGTGAATGATCGGCCCTTGGTGATGCTTTTACACTGGTGAGAATGTTTACTTGAGCAGTTCGACGATCTCCGCAGCCATGCCGGTGTAGCTGGCCGGGCTCATCTCCAGCAGTCGCTGCTTATCCTCATCCGCCAGTTCCAGACCTTCGACAAAGGCGCGGATGGTGTCGCAATCGATGGTCTGACCACGGGTCAGTTCCTTGAGTTTTTCGTAGGGTTTTTCGATGCCCGCCTTGCGCATTACGGTCTGGATCGGTTCGGCCATGACTTCCCAGGCATTGTCGAGGTCGGCGGCAAGTTTGTGCTCGTTGAGCTTCAACTTGCCCAGGCCCTTGAGGGTCGAGCGGTAGGCAATCATGCTGTAGCCGAAGCCGACCCCCATGTTGCGCAATACCGTCGAATCGGTGAGGTCTCGCTGCAGGCGGGAAATTGGCAGTTTGGTCGACAGGTGGCCGAAGATGGCGTTGGCCAGGCCGCAGTTGCCTTCCGAGTTCTCGAAATCGATGGGATTGACCTTGTGCGGCATGGTCGAAGAGCCGACTTCACCGGCCACGGTCTTCTGTCCGAAGTAAGCCATGGAGATGTAGGTCCAGATGTCCCGATTGAGATCGGTGAGGATGGTATTCCAGCGGGTCAGGGCGTCGAACAGTTCGGACATATAGTCGTGGGGCTCGATCTGGGTGGTGAACATGTTCTGTTTCAGACCCAATTCGCCTTCGATGACCCCTTTGGCCAGCTTCGGCCAGTCGACGGCAGGGTAGGCCGATAGATGAGCGTTAAAGTTACCTACCGCGCCGTTCAGCTTGCCGAGGATCTCCACCTGGGCGATGTTGCCGCTCTGCTTCTGCAGGCGGGCGGCAAAAACCGCCAATTCCTTGCCGATGGTGGTCGGCGAAGCGGTCTGGCCGTGGGTACGGGCCAGCATCGGCACGTCCTTGAATTCATCCGCCAGATTTTTTAGGTTGTCGATGATCTGCGTTTGCAGAGGCGTCGTCGCCGTCAGTCCGTCCTTGAGCATCAGGGCGTGAGACAGGTTGTTGATGTCCTCCGAGGTGCAGGCAAAATGCAAAAATTCCGACAATTCCTCAAGGGAAGTACCGGCGATCTTTTCCTTCAGGTAGTACTCCACCGCTTTAACGTCGTGGTTGGTAACCGCCTCGATCTTCTTCACTTTCTGCGCTTCCTCGGGGGTGAAATCCTCCACAATGGCGCGCAGGGTCTTTTCCTCTTCGGTCGTGACCGCGCGGCACTCAGCAATGCCCGGTTCGGCGCACAGGGCCAGCAGCCACATCACTTCAACCTTGACGCGGTTGCGCAGCAGCGCGTATTCGGAAAAACATTCGGTCAGTTCAGTTACTTTCGATGCATAACGCCCGTCGATAGGGCTGATAGCTGTAATCATAATGGTCTCCTCCTTGTTTTGGTCAAGCGGACAATATAGCGGGGAAGGGGGGATTCTGCAAGGCTCTTGGTTTCCTGCTTCTTAGGCGATGAAGATTACTGCGAAATACATTGACGATATAAAATTAAAGAGATATAAAAAAGCGGTATAAATGCTTCATTATCCTTTTACCGTTGTGGCGTGCCTGTGTGAAAGGTCGCATTGACCAAACGTGCCACTTGCCAAACTTTCCGGCACTCCTTCGCCACCCATTTGCTTGAGAATGGCTATGACATAAGAACCGTCCAGGAGTTACTAGGGCACAATGACGTCAAAACGACGATGATTTACATCCATGTCTTAAACCGTGGTGCAGCAGGTGTTCGGAGTCCTGTTGACGGGCTTTGATTGGCCTCACGTTGTTTCGTTATGCGGATCCGTCTATGCCGCCTTAATAATTTTTGTGAGCTGCAAATTTAGCTGAAAAAAATAACAAAATATACAAAAAGCCGTTTTTTAAAAAATTGGTTAGATGGGCCTTAAACCACATTTCGGGAGCTTATAAGGATCCGTCCATTTACTGTTAGGCAGCTCGACTCTGGAGCATCGCTGAAATGGCCAATTCTAAACTCATCTTTTTGATTCTTTGGTTGTTGGACTCAATTCCAAACAAAAAAAGCTCTTGGCCTATTTTTACATTTTTGCAATTGCATCTTTTGTATGTTTTGTAGGTGTCCTTTTAACGATCTGAAAAAGCCTAACCATAAAATCAAGCGGACTGGGTGATACGGCGGCGATTCGCGTAAAGGTCTCTGCTTTTTTGAAAGGTCTTGGTGCCAGCCGCTTATCACTATCGTTATGGTAAATCGCAACGTGTAGCGCCAGTTTTATCCAACACGAAAGAGCCTGATGTTTTCGCTGAGTTTTCCCTCTTTTTAAGCAGGCTTTCAGCGTACATCAGGCTCTTTCCTTAAGTGCCTTTGGAAAAGTCTTTCCTATGGCACCCGCCCATCTGGTTAAACAAAACTATTCTCCATCGATGGTTACGCCAAATCGGTCGAGCACCGCGTCGATGGGGTTGGCTACGGTTATGGTCGTGCTGCCGGCAAAGAGCAGGCCGACCGGTTTGCGCTCATCCGCCTTGGTTCTGCCTTTGCCGACCGCCACCACCAGAGACCCCGAATCGCCGCCGGCACTGAAGCCACCAGGTTCAATAATGATCTGGTTGACGAAGCGGGCCGTGCCGCTGTCGTAACCGACGTTGACCGTGGCGTTTATGGCGGTGATAATGCCGCTGGTCAAGCCGGTGGTGCGGCCGTACTTTTTGACCTTGAGATTGACGCGCGGAGCCAGGGTGGACGATTTGGGGGTGCCATAACCATCGCAGGGCGTGTTGTTGCTGAGAAGATCTTGCGCGGATTCGGCAAGGGCTGCATCGATGATGTTGCCGGCCGAAGCGGAAAAGACGATCTCTTCAAAATCGTGCAGGGTGCCGATCTCATCACCGTCGATGAGGGTTCCGTTGGGGCCTATGCTTCCGCCGTCGAAGGCCCCGGGTTGCAGAATTTCGTCGTTATAGGAGGCGAGATTTTCATCGGCATAGACGTGGTTGTTGCTCAAAGCGTAAACGTTGGTACCATCCGTGACCCGGGCGCCAATGGTACCGGCGGTGATGGCCGGATGCCCGGTGGATACGCCGATCGGTACCGCGCGATCAAATGGGGCTGCGGGGTCCACGTCACACACAGTGCTGGTGTCATCTTCGCCGGGGGTGGCGGGGATACCGCCTTTTTTCAGAGCGGTAATTTTACCGGTGATTTTAACCGCTACCGGCTGGCCGTCCAGTACGGCAGGTATGTGTGCTGCACGGGCACTATGGAACGACTCCACCAGCACCAGCACCGCCGGCTGGCCATGTGCAGACAGCCCGGTGGCGGTACCGACCACACCAGGCTCACCCATGAGCTTTTCGGTGTGCCGGTTTTGCACCGCCATGACCGCTTTGATGGCCGGATGGTTCTGGTCAAAGACCACCGTCGCCTGCTCTGGAAGGTCTAAATTCTCTGGGCCTAACGCCATCGCTCCGCCAGCAGAGAAAAGCAGCGTAAGAAGAAATGTCATCAGGCTGAACGAATACGTTGCGTAGCGGGTAATCGGGTTTCTCATGGCCCATTTCCTTTCACTGCTTGTCATTAAACTAAAAAAGCCGAGCTTTTCGAAAGTACCTCTTTCGGAAGCTCGGCCATCTTCAAACTGAAGATCCGTTGCTTGCTGCTCCCCCTCATGATGCGACGGGGTGAGCATTGCCAGGAGATCCTTTCAGTGGATGTAATTCATTGGTTGGAGGCCTCTTCATTGTTTGAATAGTGAGATCTTTTAACTCTATGTTTTATAAACATAAACGCTCGGTATCGGGTGTCAAGCAGAGTCGCGGTTAGGATTGGTAAATGTCACCAAGAACAGGGGGTGAGGTCTTTGTTCTCGTTCAATAGTAGCCCCCTTCCTCAATGCAAAAGAGCCTGATGTTTTCGCCGAGTTTTCCTCTTTTTCAAGGAGGTTCTCTGCGCTCATCAGGCTCTTTCCCCCGGTGCCTTTGGAAAAGTATTTGTCCTTTTCCTTGTGCTATGCACATCGAGTTGATCTGTTGCTTTTCCGATGTGGGAGCGGGGGTGCATAGGCTCCACAGGTTTGGAGGTTTTTAGTCTCTTTACCTTTTTTCTTATCGACTGGTCGTTTGTTCTGCCGACAATGCGATTAGAGTAGAACCTATGATTCAATACTACATCTGAGATTGAGAAATGCAACCTCCCTTTCGCGTTTTAATTTGTTAATTTATGTCGATAAATTAGACAGTTGCCTCAGGTCCGGCACAGGCTTTTGACCAAATCCTCTTCTGCCTGGCGACCGAGAGCATTAAGTGCCTCGATAGCGCTGTTCGCGTATTCTTTTCCATCTCCTGTTAAGTAAGCGAAAACAAAGGCGGCCAGTTCGGCTTGGGCGGTGGCGCGCTTCTCTGCAGGGGTTCTCTTTCGGCCGGCCTGCAGCCAAAGAGTTTCGGCTCGTTCTCGATGAAAAGTAATGGCCTGATTGACGACATCAAGCCGTTTTGTCAGGGATTGCTTTTCGTTAGAGCGAAAGGCGGCGACGATCTTTTCAGGAAAGTCTTCCTGGATGAGTTCCGCAAGACGGATCAGTTTATTTTTCACCAGTACCTCGGTTGTCAATTTTAGGTGCAGGGAACCAGGTTTGCCGTTTGCGTTTTTAGATCGAACACGACCTTAACCTGTTGGTTCTTCAGTTGCTGCAGAACCTCTTCGACCTTATCCTCCAGGGTGCAGCCGGTTTCGGCCCAGTCGCAACCGTCTCTGGTTACAAACTCCTGAATCATCCGCCGCAGCGTATCCGGTTTGATCTCTTTGTGGGGAATCTCGACCCCTTCTTCGGAATGGTCTGAATTATTTACTTGATGCAAAAATCACCTCAATGCGACCTGAATAGATCTTGATTCATAACGGCGGGGAAGAGCTGGTATCTCCGCAGGTCTAGATGGCGGTTTGAGTCAGGGCCGTTTCATCCTTTCTGGGGAGCAGCATGGCCAGGGCTGCTGCAGCAGCGGTTAAGCCCCCTGCCAACAGATAACTGCTGCTGAAACTGCCGGTCAAGTCTGCCAGAAGGCCGGCCAGACTCGGCCCTGCAATCTGCCCGAAGCTGGCAAAAAAGGTGACGTGGCCGAGAGCGGACATGACCTTTTCCCGTGGGAGATAATCGCTAAGGGCGGCTACAATGATCGAAGGAATACTGAAGGCCGAGAGCCCATAGAGGGTAACGGATAGATAAATCCATATTCCGGATAGTTGGCTGGCTGCCAGCAAGTAGGCACAAGTTTGCACCGCAAATACGCTCATCATCCCCCTGGCGCGTCCGACACGATC
Protein-coding sequences here:
- the bioD gene encoding dethiobiotin synthase, which codes for MVPVTDSGGRGIFVTGTDTGVGKSLVAAALARFLVRKGIKVGVMKPVESGVDDVATLGQDGELLRWAANCDAPIDLISPCRLPEPLAPSLAAELAGTVIDIDGLVSDAKDLLERFDFVIIEGAGGIMVPLRDNFMVGDLARRIGLPLLTVCRPGLGTINHTLLTLQAARAWGLDPVGLMVNGMPESPGLAEEHAPAMLAELGDIELWQVLSRVAGDERQKVEQIADQFDSSLMEALFP
- the bioA gene encoding adenosylmethionine--8-amino-7-oxononanoate transaminase; translation: MNYQDIVNYDRQHVWHPCTQEKDHEALPPIPIERGEGVYLIDKAGRRYIDGVSSWWVNLFGHTHPRLNRALTEQAGRIAHHIFAGFTHEPAVDLARRLCALTPGNLSKVFFADNGSAAVEVALKMSFQYWQQHGKPNKTRFVSLTEAYHGETVGALSVGGCDLYRQVYQPMLLDTFQAQGPDCFRCPYGLHRDSCDAPCFEHLEKLVTESQEEIAAVIVEPLIQGAAGMRIYPPVYLRKLRVLCDTCQVHYIADEIAVGFGRTGKMFANEHAGVAPDLMCLSKGITGGYMPLSVTLATEDIYQAFYDDYETLKAFLHSHSYTGNVLACALAVEVLNIFKEEQVLANLAPKMALLDRYAARFEALPHVGEFRRCGMVAAVEMVADRRGRVPYPWQERRGYQVYQQALKQGALLRPLGNVVYFMPPLTIEEPVLEELLEIALKGIVEVTSEE
- a CDS encoding isochorismatase family protein, coding for MMVNPQEMFRPGDALLVVDVQNDFCPGGALPIEHGDEVVAALNPWIDAAQKRCIPIFLSRDWHPSGHPSFAANGGSWPVHCLQDTRGAALHSELLIPEGAEIVTKGTRFDQDQLSVFDQTGLSDKLRADGIRRLWVGGLALDVCVLASVLDGCREGFDVQLLLAGCRPVTAEGGREALEKMRQAGAEIVE
- a CDS encoding MipA/OmpV family protein, which encodes MESSGTRQLGNTLRANLVPSRNWHLGPVVRYRAERDDVEDDEVDLLEEVDAAVELGLFAGYSGEHWLLQLTGLTDAADAHNGSLVELGLGYKIPFQTLGSLTMFAATSYADSDYMDSYFGIDTADSDASGLPVYDADSGFKDASVGLAWQYNFNRNWGMLALAKYTRLLDDAEDSPVVDDEGDADQVLAGIIFNYRFAKKQPEPPPPPMDSDGDGVTDDLDRCPDTPQGVQVDRYGCPLDSDGDGVADYLDECPDTPAGIVVDDVGCPPDSDGDGVPDYLDQCPDTPAGAAIDKYGCPLDTDGDGVPDYLDQCPGTLTGVQVDEKGCPLTMTLDILFDFDDATIKPEFKPELDRAAEFIQKYKDVPQIVIEGHTDSRGAADYNAQLSEDRAEAVRQYLVDNYPIDGKRLVSRGLGEASPIADNTTEAGRAKNRRVEVICCAVLPE
- a CDS encoding IS481 family transposase, which codes for MTIRLHANATTTPRIRRYIQQSQKTDKALAKELGISIDTVRRWRKRDDVHDRSHTAHRLNTTLSKAQEAVVVELRRSLLLSLDDLLVVTREFINADVSRAGLDRCLRRHGISRLADLIPQEETAKDKPKTFKNYDPGFVHVDIKYLPQMPDETSRRYLFVAIDRASRWVYLELRKSKSSQAATGFLNRLVNKAPFVIRKLLTDNDKAFTDRFSTAGERKPTGKHIFDQACVRHGIEHRLIPPRRPQTNGMVERFNGRISEVLATTRFNSAEDLEQTMLRYGYLYNQHIPQRALEHKTPVEALKQWQKRKPELFHKQVRNHAGPDT
- the purB gene encoding adenylosuccinate lyase, with translation MITAISPIDGRYASKVTELTECFSEYALLRNRVKVEVMWLLALCAEPGIAECRAVTTEEEKTLRAIVEDFTPEEAQKVKKIEAVTNHDVKAVEYYLKEKIAGTSLEELSEFLHFACTSEDINNLSHALMLKDGLTATTPLQTQIIDNLKNLADEFKDVPMLARTHGQTASPTTIGKELAVFAARLQKQSGNIAQVEILGKLNGAVGNFNAHLSAYPAVDWPKLAKGVIEGELGLKQNMFTTQIEPHDYMSELFDALTRWNTILTDLNRDIWTYISMAYFGQKTVAGEVGSSTMPHKVNPIDFENSEGNCGLANAIFGHLSTKLPISRLQRDLTDSTVLRNMGVGFGYSMIAYRSTLKGLGKLKLNEHKLAADLDNAWEVMAEPIQTVMRKAGIEKPYEKLKELTRGQTIDCDTIRAFVEGLELADEDKQRLLEMSPASYTGMAAEIVELLK
- a CDS encoding YheU family protein, whose translation is MHQVNNSDHSEEGVEIPHKEIKPDTLRRMIQEFVTRDGCDWAETGCTLEDKVEEVLQQLKNQQVKVVFDLKTQTANLVPCT